CCTTAAGTAAATCCTTAAACGAATGGCCATCGAGCCTTACAGTTTCCCAACCAAAGGATTTCCATTTATCCTCCATGGGTTCTAATTCAATAAGATTCTCTGTAAAATCTGTTACACAAAGATAGTTTCTGTCTATTATAGCTATTAAATTATTCAATCTATTGTATCCTGCAAACATAGCAGTCTCCCATATTGAGCCTTCATAGCACTCTCCATCACCCAAGAGCGTAAAAACAAGATATAAATCTCTATCTATCTTTGCGCCAAGGGCAATACCAGCTGCTATGCCAAAACCATGGCCAAGTGACCCTGAGGTAATTTCGGCACCAGGGACATCATGCTGAAGATGCACACCGAATTTTCCGTTTTTTTGAGCAAAAATATCAAGGTTTTCCTTTTCGAAATATCCTATATCGGCAAGAACGGTATATAATGCAGGGCTTGCTTGACCCTTACTTAATATAAATCTATCCCTTTCTTTCCAGTTTGGATTTTTTGGATCATATCTTAAAATATTTC
This is a stretch of genomic DNA from Syntrophorhabdaceae bacterium. It encodes these proteins:
- a CDS encoding transketolase; this encodes MEDLIRRLEKKSFQIRNEMLDMCIKAGTGHVTSSLSCIDIIVTLYYGNILRYDPKNPNWKERDRFILSKGQASPALYTVLADIGYFEKENLDIFAQKNGKFGVHLQHDVPGAEITSGSLGHGFGIAAGIALGAKIDRDLYLVFTLLGDGECYEGSIWETAMFAGYNRLNNLIAIIDRNYLCVTDFTENLIELEPMEDKWKSFGWETVRLDGHSFKDLLKVFSDVRSRKRAKPLVIIADTIKGRGIESLCFNPLWHGLAPKDDMVDVCKLELERYRRYGEE